A section of the Sander vitreus isolate 19-12246 chromosome 19, sanVit1, whole genome shotgun sequence genome encodes:
- the tnfsf12 gene encoding tumor necrosis factor ligand superfamily member 12, which yields MHRILQRRRVRKLRVFWASLALVALSLAACSALFTAWTWRQTRDLSQSFKILQDRMEQVNTQRKAIVQLILEKRELLVGQRVKRDGGARQGRNGNGKKAASHFEITKVSSHQVGEGGVIKGWEERTLNMSKAVRYNKEQGTFTVEKAGVYFLFCQVLFNEQQSQYVKLDVVTSGQRPQKLQCMEGYGTTPSAGPHPFHFLKPCQVSGLLRLDKGTELQAITGSSFRLHTLGNPSASPHIFSIFKVN from the exons ATGCATCGGATTCTGCAGAGGAGGCGAGTGCGCAAGCTGCGGGTCTTCTGGGCGTCTCTGGCCCTGGTGGCTCTGTCTCTGGCCGCATGCAGCGCGCTTTTTACGGCGTGGACTTGGCGACAGACGCGGGACTTGTCTCAGTCCTTTAAGATTCTGCAGGACCGAATGGAGCAG GTCAATACACAGAGGAAGGCCATTGTTCAGCTCATTCTGGAGAAGAGAGAGCTGCTAGTGGGGCAGCGCGTGAAGAGAGATG GGGGGGCGCGGCAAGGGAGGaatggaaatggaaagaaaGCGGCGTCTCATTTTGAGA TAACCAAAGTCTCCTCTCACCAAG tgggaGAGGGTGGTGTGATAAAGGGTTGGGAAGAGAGGACGTTGAATATGAGCAAAGCGGTGAGGTACAACAAGGAACAAGGCACCTTCACTGTGGAGAAAGCGGGCGTCTATTTCCTGTTCTGCCAG GTGTTGTTCAACGAGCAGCAGTCTCAGTATGTGAAGCTGGATGTGGTGACCAGCGGCCAGAGGCCTCAGAAGCTGCAGTGCATGGAGGGTTACGGGACGACCCCTTCCGCCGGGCCGCACCCGTTCCACTTCCTGAAGCCCTGCCAGGTGTCCGGCCTCTTGCGACTGGACAAAGGCACGGAGCTGCAGGCCATCACAGGCTCGTCCTTCAGACTCCATACTCTGGGCAATCCTTCAGCCTCGCCTCACATCTTCAGCATCTTTAAAGTGAACTGA